Proteins found in one Subtercola endophyticus genomic segment:
- a CDS encoding APC family permease, translated as MPHSSDDTSPAAPMAAATPGPVSAQVPVDTTSPNVAHHVLVDPEQQPHSRVRHWLLQGLVDQSGRYQGSYSAVAEKTHTWWRVMCLTGVDYFSTLGYQPAIAALAAGLLSPFATIVLVALTLFGALPVYRRVARESFKGEGSIAMLERLLPWWGGKLFVLVLLGFAATDFMITITLSAADATAHAIENPFAPAFFHGNNVIITLILIALLGAVFIRGFKEAIGIATVLVAVYLALNLVVILVSLGQVFGHPVVITDWWAALNAEHGNPLVMVGISLIVFPKLALGLSGFETGVAVMPQITGGKDDTPQNPRGRIRGTWRLLTTAALIMSVFLITSSVVTTFLIPQAEFQPGGEANGRALAYLAHEYLGPTFGTVYDLSTIAILWFAGASAMAGLLNLVPRYLPRYGMAPQWVRAVRPLVLVFTGIAFIITLVFQASVDAQGGAYATGVLVLITSASVAVTLSARRQRQRKRTIGFGIVSVVFLYTTVANVFERPDGVRIAALFILAILVVSLVSRIQRSFQLRATSVTLDESALEFVRQDAARGQIHLIANEPDDGSALEYRVKNKEERHDSHIPLGTKVIFVEVYPADSSNFEEDLVVRGVMKHGYRVLEVRSGNIPNTLAVVLLTIRDETGVVPEIYFEWTEGNPLGNMLKFLITGGGEVAPVTREVLREAEKDLKLRPAVHVS; from the coding sequence ATGCCTCACTCCTCCGACGACACCTCACCCGCCGCACCCATGGCCGCGGCGACACCCGGACCCGTCTCGGCTCAGGTTCCGGTTGACACCACGAGCCCGAACGTAGCTCACCATGTGCTCGTCGACCCCGAACAACAGCCTCACAGCAGGGTGAGACACTGGCTGCTGCAAGGCCTCGTCGACCAGTCCGGCCGGTACCAAGGGTCGTACAGCGCCGTGGCCGAGAAGACGCACACCTGGTGGCGGGTCATGTGTCTCACCGGCGTCGACTACTTCTCGACCCTCGGCTATCAGCCGGCCATCGCGGCCCTCGCCGCCGGACTGCTCTCGCCGTTCGCCACCATCGTACTGGTCGCTCTGACGCTGTTCGGCGCGCTTCCGGTCTACCGCCGGGTGGCTCGTGAGAGCTTCAAGGGCGAAGGTTCCATCGCCATGCTCGAACGACTGCTGCCCTGGTGGGGCGGCAAGCTCTTCGTACTGGTGCTGCTCGGGTTCGCAGCCACAGACTTCATGATCACCATCACCCTCTCGGCGGCCGACGCCACGGCGCACGCCATCGAGAATCCGTTCGCTCCGGCGTTCTTCCACGGCAACAACGTGATCATCACGCTGATATTGATCGCCTTGCTCGGGGCGGTGTTCATTCGCGGCTTCAAAGAGGCGATCGGTATCGCCACCGTACTCGTGGCGGTGTACCTGGCTCTGAACCTGGTGGTCATTCTCGTTTCGCTCGGGCAGGTGTTCGGGCATCCGGTGGTCATCACCGACTGGTGGGCCGCGCTGAACGCCGAACACGGCAACCCGCTCGTCATGGTGGGAATCTCCCTCATCGTCTTTCCGAAGCTCGCTCTCGGCCTGTCGGGCTTCGAGACCGGTGTCGCGGTCATGCCGCAGATCACCGGCGGAAAAGACGACACTCCGCAGAACCCGCGGGGCCGCATTCGGGGCACCTGGCGCCTGCTCACCACCGCCGCGCTCATCATGAGCGTCTTTCTCATCACCTCGAGCGTCGTGACGACGTTTCTCATTCCGCAGGCCGAATTCCAGCCCGGCGGGGAGGCGAACGGACGCGCGCTGGCCTACCTCGCGCACGAATATCTCGGGCCGACATTCGGCACGGTGTACGACCTCAGCACCATCGCCATTCTGTGGTTCGCGGGAGCCTCGGCGATGGCCGGCCTGCTGAACCTGGTGCCGCGTTACCTGCCGCGCTACGGCATGGCGCCGCAGTGGGTGCGGGCGGTGCGGCCGCTGGTTCTCGTGTTCACCGGAATCGCATTCATCATCACCCTCGTCTTTCAGGCCAGTGTGGATGCCCAGGGCGGCGCATATGCCACCGGTGTCCTCGTGCTCATCACGTCGGCCTCGGTCGCGGTGACGCTCTCGGCCCGTCGCCAACGTCAGCGCAAACGCACCATCGGCTTCGGCATCGTCTCGGTCGTGTTCTTGTATACGACTGTCGCGAACGTGTTCGAGCGGCCCGATGGTGTGCGCATCGCAGCACTGTTCATTCTGGCGATTCTGGTCGTGTCACTGGTGTCGCGCATACAGCGCTCGTTCCAGCTGCGAGCCACCAGCGTCACGCTCGACGAATCGGCGCTCGAGTTCGTGCGTCAAGACGCCGCTCGCGGGCAGATTCACCTCATCGCCAACGAGCCCGACGATGGCAGCGCCCTGGAATACCGGGTCAAGAACAAAGAAGAGCGGCACGACAGTCACATTCCGCTCGGCACGAAGGTCATCTTCGTCGAGGTCTACCCCGCGGACTCGTCGAACTTCGAAGAAGATCTCGTGGTGCGCGGAGTCATGAAACACGGCTACCGGGTGCTCGAAGTACGCAGCGGCAACATTCCGAACACGCTTGCGGTGGTGCTTCTGACCATTCGCGACGAGACCGGTGTCGTGCCCGAGATCTACTTCGAATGGACCGAAGGCAACCCGCTCGGCAACATGCTCAAGTTCTTGATCACGGGCGGCGGCGAGGTCGCGCCCGTCACTCGAGAGGTGTTGCGGGAAGCCGAGAAAGACCTGAAGCTGCGCCCCGCCGTGCACGTGAGCTGA
- a CDS encoding alpha/beta hydrolase family protein — MKAGNDAPEPTEPGRATEPGNHTEPGDHAAPGEPAAPGEPTRAERSRARALQGPTPGKPVKPVGPPAAGPRTWAVAHWAVAARLSAAPRPSGVTVADSRLAEPFASVDVRSYHPGTESARAVIVYFPASAELDALRHRAGEWLCGSLSQRLGVVVVRVAVGSGVVDAHQAAYAAVRWAAAEHPDAPLAILGAADGGSLAARAAMIARDENSRDELRRGPGDTPTATPHLLRQALIAPDFSLIAGPPATAEALVTSLVARLSELPPTLVQRATTTSAQLADENLAVLLREAGVAVREIEYPPTVLSWASYPRAVAHSGRALADLEAFFRRGLIDDGFDIVPAWNVH, encoded by the coding sequence ATGAAAGCCGGGAATGACGCCCCAGAACCCACCGAACCCGGCAGAGCCACGGAGCCCGGCAACCACACCGAACCCGGCGACCACGCGGCACCCGGCGAACCCGCAGCACCCGGCGAACCGACCCGCGCCGAACGAAGCCGTGCTCGGGCGCTGCAGGGCCCGACGCCCGGCAAACCGGTGAAGCCGGTAGGCCCGCCCGCCGCCGGCCCGCGCACCTGGGCCGTCGCCCACTGGGCCGTCGCCGCCCGATTGTCAGCCGCCCCACGCCCCTCTGGCGTCACCGTGGCCGACAGTCGGCTTGCCGAGCCGTTCGCCTCGGTCGACGTGCGCAGTTACCACCCCGGCACCGAATCGGCGCGAGCCGTCATCGTGTACTTTCCCGCGTCGGCAGAACTCGACGCCCTGCGGCACCGCGCCGGCGAGTGGCTGTGCGGCTCACTGTCCCAACGCCTCGGGGTGGTGGTCGTGCGTGTCGCTGTCGGCTCAGGGGTGGTCGATGCCCATCAGGCGGCCTACGCGGCCGTGCGGTGGGCTGCCGCCGAGCATCCGGATGCCCCGCTCGCCATCCTCGGAGCAGCCGACGGCGGCTCGCTCGCCGCCCGGGCCGCCATGATCGCCCGCGACGAGAACAGCCGCGACGAGCTGCGACGCGGCCCAGGCGACACACCGACGGCGACGCCGCACCTCCTGCGCCAGGCCCTGATCGCCCCGGATTTCAGCCTCATCGCCGGGCCGCCCGCCACCGCCGAGGCCCTCGTCACGTCGCTCGTCGCCCGACTGAGCGAACTGCCGCCCACGCTCGTGCAGCGCGCCACCACGACTTCCGCGCAACTCGCCGATGAGAACCTCGCGGTACTGCTGCGCGAGGCCGGAGTCGCCGTTCGCGAGATCGAATACCCGCCCACGGTGCTCAGCTGGGCCTCCTATCCGCGAGCGGTAGCTCACTCTGGGCGCGCTCTGGCCGATCTCGAGGCGTTCTTTCGCCGCGGGCTGATCGACGACGGCTTCGACATCGTGCCGGCCTGGAACGTGCACTGA
- a CDS encoding cation:proton antiporter, translating to METGELLIILAGSLAVSAFARWRGWPAPLLVVAVGLAVSLIPGVPSIEIDSEVVLTVILPPLLYSASLDVSYQNFRESARQIRRLGIGLVVVTALVVGGVAYLLVPSLTLPGALLLGAVVSPPDAVSATAIGRRLGLPRRVMTVLSGESLINDAASLTLFKVFLAVIGGEMLSFGGVAWLFIVTIVVGIAVGLVIGIVVQYIRMHVRDSLVGTTLGLLVPFGAYTAGEALHGSGVLAVVAAGLYIGYNSPRTGYQTRLQERPVWASIDLLLEGFVFALIGLQMSQVASDVAQSSLGLGPSLALAGVVFVVVVLIRPVYVFAAYYRTKQWESTRRKLPLLRRLRDRSEPELSWRELTVISWTGMRGVVTLAAAAAVPVTTASGDVAGRDTIVLVAFAVTVGTLLVQGLSLPGVIKALGVVDEGQVERDTEDEVRVFELSIRETSDYIDEHHDEWAEKYGTEKLDRSIQILKDQYARQVAVLLEENGLDEQDLDATPIEEAIDTAVVREPRLSGTELTELRSELLDHRRSIAVRQRNSGELDEEVMRSVLRGIDAEQLALDTSTFTRTRAEQGQDGRADESRE from the coding sequence ATGGAGACCGGCGAGCTGCTCATCATTCTCGCCGGGTCGCTGGCGGTCAGCGCCTTCGCACGCTGGCGCGGCTGGCCCGCTCCCCTGTTGGTCGTCGCAGTGGGCCTCGCCGTGTCGTTAATTCCCGGTGTGCCGAGCATCGAGATCGACTCCGAGGTCGTTCTCACGGTCATCCTGCCCCCCTTGCTCTACTCGGCCTCACTCGACGTCTCGTACCAGAACTTCCGAGAGAGCGCCCGGCAGATCAGGCGCCTCGGCATCGGTCTGGTCGTCGTGACGGCGCTGGTGGTCGGCGGCGTGGCCTACCTGCTGGTTCCGTCGCTGACACTGCCCGGCGCACTGCTGCTCGGCGCGGTGGTCTCACCGCCCGACGCCGTCTCGGCCACCGCCATCGGGCGGCGCCTCGGCCTGCCGCGCCGGGTGATGACGGTGCTCTCGGGCGAGAGCCTGATCAATGACGCGGCGTCTTTGACGTTGTTCAAGGTGTTCTTGGCCGTGATCGGCGGCGAGATGCTGAGCTTCGGCGGAGTGGCCTGGCTGTTCATCGTGACCATCGTGGTGGGCATCGCCGTGGGGCTCGTCATCGGCATCGTCGTGCAGTACATCCGGATGCACGTGCGTGACTCGCTCGTCGGCACGACGCTCGGTCTGCTGGTGCCGTTCGGTGCGTATACCGCGGGCGAGGCACTGCACGGCTCCGGCGTGCTCGCCGTCGTCGCCGCGGGGCTCTACATCGGCTACAACTCGCCTCGAACCGGGTACCAGACCCGGTTGCAGGAACGCCCGGTCTGGGCATCCATCGACCTGTTGCTCGAAGGCTTCGTGTTCGCTCTCATCGGTCTGCAGATGAGTCAGGTGGCCAGCGACGTGGCACAGAGTTCGCTGGGGCTCGGCCCCTCTCTCGCCCTCGCCGGAGTGGTGTTCGTGGTGGTGGTCTTGATTCGGCCGGTGTACGTGTTCGCGGCCTACTACCGAACGAAACAATGGGAATCGACCAGGCGAAAGCTGCCACTGCTGCGCCGGTTGCGCGACCGCTCCGAGCCCGAGCTGAGTTGGCGAGAGCTCACCGTCATCTCGTGGACCGGCATGCGCGGCGTGGTCACTCTTGCTGCCGCCGCTGCGGTGCCTGTCACGACGGCGTCGGGCGATGTCGCCGGGCGCGACACCATCGTGCTGGTCGCGTTCGCCGTCACCGTCGGAACGCTGCTCGTACAGGGGCTCAGCCTGCCCGGTGTGATCAAGGCGCTGGGTGTGGTCGACGAGGGTCAGGTCGAACGCGACACCGAAGACGAGGTTCGCGTGTTCGAGCTGAGCATTCGCGAAACGAGCGACTACATCGATGAGCACCACGACGAATGGGCCGAGAAGTACGGCACCGAGAAGCTCGACCGTTCGATACAGATTCTGAAAGACCAGTACGCGCGTCAGGTCGCCGTGCTGCTCGAAGAGAACGGGCTCGACGAACAAGACCTCGACGCCACCCCGATCGAAGAGGCGATCGACACCGCCGTCGTGCGCGAGCCTCGCCTCTCAGGAACCGAACTCACTGAACTGCGAAGCGAACTGCTCGACCACCGGCGCAGCATCGCGGTGCGCCAGCGCAACTCGGGCGAGCTCGACGAAGAGGTGATGCGCAGCGTACTGCGCGGCATCGACGCCGAACAACTCGCTCTCGACACCTCGACGTTCACGCGCACGCGCGCCGAACAGGGTCAGGATGGGCGGGCCGATGAAAGCCGGGAATGA
- a CDS encoding MFS transporter, giving the protein MQPTTPTPDAPGILTARQRKRLSKPENERAIIFTLAFTGLIAAFMQTLVTPIVPELPTLLNTSTSNASWVLAATLLAAAITTPIAGRLGDMFGKRRIALVLLVLLFAGSVLCALSTDVIVLIAGRALQGMGLGVIALGISILRDVLHPKRLGAAVALVSATLGIGASIGLPISALIAQNFDWHMLFWLSALLGLIAIVLMFTIVPVSTLRTGGSFDFIGAVGFAIGLIAILLAVSKGGEWGWGSPLTLGMLVGGVVVLVIWGFFELRTGNPLVDLRVAARRPVLLTNLTSITVGFGFFATAAILPQLLESPTTTGVGLGQTLLIASLCLMPSGLVMFFMSPVAARLIATRGPRTSLILGGVIIFLGYAFAVGFMTQVWNAILVATIVGFGVGFAYAAMPTLIMRAVPATETAAANGLNSVMRSLGSTIAAAVLGLILSGSVVVSDGHAIPTAGAFQLCFAIAGAVALAGVIAAFFLPRLEAGSETASIPVVAAKEPALS; this is encoded by the coding sequence GTGCAGCCAACGACACCGACTCCCGATGCCCCTGGCATTCTCACCGCCCGCCAACGAAAACGCCTCAGCAAGCCCGAAAACGAGCGCGCCATCATCTTCACTCTGGCGTTCACCGGGCTGATCGCTGCCTTCATGCAGACGCTCGTCACCCCCATCGTTCCCGAGCTGCCCACGCTTCTGAACACCTCGACGTCGAACGCCTCATGGGTGCTCGCCGCCACGCTGCTGGCCGCCGCCATTACGACGCCGATCGCCGGGCGATTGGGTGACATGTTCGGCAAACGCCGCATCGCACTCGTTCTGCTCGTTCTGCTCTTCGCCGGATCCGTGCTCTGCGCGCTGTCGACCGATGTCATCGTTCTCATCGCCGGGCGGGCCCTGCAAGGCATGGGTCTCGGCGTCATCGCGCTCGGCATCAGCATTCTGCGCGATGTGCTTCACCCGAAGCGCCTCGGCGCGGCGGTCGCCCTGGTCAGCGCCACGCTCGGAATCGGGGCGTCGATCGGTCTGCCCATTTCGGCCCTGATCGCTCAGAACTTCGACTGGCACATGCTGTTCTGGCTGTCGGCTCTGCTCGGGCTCATCGCCATCGTGCTGATGTTCACCATCGTGCCCGTGAGCACCCTGCGCACGGGCGGCTCGTTCGACTTCATCGGCGCCGTCGGCTTCGCCATCGGACTCATTGCGATTCTGCTCGCCGTCTCGAAGGGCGGCGAATGGGGCTGGGGCAGCCCGCTGACGCTCGGAATGCTCGTCGGAGGCGTCGTCGTGCTCGTCATCTGGGGTTTCTTCGAGCTGCGCACGGGCAATCCCCTCGTCGATCTGCGCGTCGCCGCACGCCGGCCGGTTCTGCTGACCAACCTGACGTCGATCACCGTCGGCTTCGGCTTTTTCGCAACGGCCGCCATTCTGCCTCAGCTTCTCGAATCGCCCACCACGACCGGTGTCGGGCTCGGCCAGACTCTGCTTATAGCCAGCCTCTGCCTGATGCCGAGCGGCCTGGTCATGTTCTTCATGTCGCCGGTGGCGGCGCGCCTGATCGCGACGCGGGGGCCCCGCACCAGCCTCATTCTGGGCGGCGTGATCATCTTCTTGGGCTACGCATTCGCTGTGGGATTCATGACGCAGGTGTGGAACGCGATCTTGGTCGCGACGATTGTCGGGTTCGGTGTGGGTTTCGCCTACGCGGCAATGCCGACCCTCATCATGAGAGCGGTACCGGCAACCGAGACGGCTGCGGCGAACGGCCTCAACTCGGTCATGCGCAGTCTCGGTTCGACCATCGCGGCGGCCGTGCTCGGGCTCATTCTGTCGGGAAGCGTGGTCGTCTCCGACGGACACGCGATTCCCACGGCCGGAGCGTTCCAATTGTGCTTCGCCATCGCCGGCGCGGTTGCTCTCGCCGGGGTGATCGCCGCGTTCTTCCTTCCCCGCCTCGAGGCAGGAAGCGAGACGGCGAGCATCCCCGTCGTCGCAGCGAAGGAGCCCGCGCTCTCGTAG
- a CDS encoding Gfo/Idh/MocA family protein, with amino-acid sequence MPVSTFSSPVRTGLIGFGLAGSVFHAPFLGADGRFDLAAIVTGDAKRQDAAHAGYPQATIVATTAELFEKADDLDLVVIASPPGSHYGLALAAIEAGLSVVIDKPFAATVAQATELIDLAERRGVALTVFQNRRWDGDYLTLRGLLDEGALGEVYRFESRFEWWKPQGAREWKRGATVGEGGGILFDLGSHLIDQALQLFGPVDEVYSEVSTRLPSAGADDDAFVALRHLSGVSSHLWMNSLAAQKGARFHVLGSTAAYTKWGLDGQEAALKAGARVTDDDFGVEPESTWGQLGIDASLTTVPTERGDYRSFYGILGDALTTGSALPVDARSSLETLAIIEQIHGEHA; translated from the coding sequence ATGCCGGTCAGTACCTTCAGTTCACCCGTTCGCACCGGGCTCATCGGCTTCGGGTTGGCCGGCAGCGTCTTTCACGCTCCGTTTCTCGGCGCAGACGGTCGGTTCGATCTCGCCGCGATCGTCACCGGCGACGCGAAGCGGCAGGATGCGGCTCACGCCGGCTATCCGCAGGCGACCATCGTCGCCACCACCGCAGAGCTTTTCGAGAAGGCCGACGACCTCGATCTGGTGGTGATCGCGTCACCGCCGGGTTCGCACTACGGGCTCGCTCTGGCTGCCATCGAAGCGGGTCTCTCCGTCGTCATTGACAAGCCGTTCGCCGCCACGGTGGCGCAGGCGACCGAGCTGATCGACCTCGCCGAGCGGCGAGGCGTCGCGCTCACCGTCTTTCAGAACCGGCGCTGGGACGGCGACTATCTGACGCTGCGCGGTCTGCTCGATGAGGGGGCGCTCGGCGAGGTGTACCGCTTCGAGTCGCGGTTCGAGTGGTGGAAGCCGCAGGGCGCGCGGGAGTGGAAACGCGGGGCGACCGTCGGCGAAGGCGGCGGCATCCTCTTCGACCTCGGATCGCACCTCATCGATCAGGCCCTGCAGCTGTTCGGGCCGGTCGACGAGGTCTACTCCGAAGTCTCGACCCGGCTGCCGAGCGCCGGCGCAGACGATGACGCGTTCGTCGCGCTGCGGCACCTGTCGGGGGTGAGCAGTCACCTCTGGATGAATTCGCTCGCGGCGCAGAAGGGCGCGCGCTTTCACGTGCTCGGCTCGACGGCGGCGTATACGAAGTGGGGCCTCGACGGGCAGGAGGCGGCCCTGAAAGCGGGCGCTCGGGTGACCGATGACGATTTCGGGGTCGAACCGGAGTCGACCTGGGGTCAGCTCGGAATAGACGCGTCACTCACGACGGTGCCGACCGAGCGCGGCGACTACCGCAGCTTTTATGGCATTCTGGGCGATGCCCTGACCACGGGGTCGGCGCTGCCGGTGGATGCTCGGAGTTCGCTGGAGACGCTGGCGATCATCGAGCAGATTCACGGAGAGCACGCATGA